One genomic region from Phorcysia thermohydrogeniphila encodes:
- a CDS encoding SDH family Clp fold serine proteinase, producing MHGPSFFDIFWLLIIFFSLLPLFQQKNLEWARLRLIKEIERKRKSRVITMIHRQERIAFMGFPLVRYITIEDSERILRAIRMTPDDMPIDLIIHTPGGLALAATQIASALAKRKAPVRVIVPHYAMSGGTLIALAADEIVMDPNAVLGPLDPQLGQFPAPSIVKVAQMKKTGLKDETLILADVAEKALTQMKNTIVRILTMKGHEKEKAERIADLLTSGYWTHDYPLTVEVMKELGLSVSTEVPAEVYDLMELYYQPVGQPSVQYVPVPYGEPKKGEVPVRKPH from the coding sequence ATGCACGGTCCCAGTTTCTTTGATATCTTCTGGCTCTTAATTATTTTCTTTTCCCTCCTGCCCCTCTTCCAGCAGAAAAACCTTGAGTGGGCTCGCCTTCGCCTTATAAAGGAAATTGAGAGAAAACGTAAGTCCCGCGTGATTACTATGATTCACCGTCAGGAAAGGATTGCCTTTATGGGTTTTCCCCTCGTCCGTTACATAACGATTGAGGATTCAGAAAGGATACTGAGAGCAATAAGGATGACTCCTGATGATATGCCGATAGACCTGATAATTCACACACCCGGCGGGCTTGCGTTGGCTGCGACCCAGATAGCTTCTGCCTTGGCAAAGAGAAAAGCTCCCGTTAGGGTAATAGTCCCCCACTACGCCATGTCTGGAGGAACCCTCATTGCCCTTGCAGCCGACGAGATAGTTATGGACCCCAACGCAGTTCTTGGTCCCCTTGACCCCCAACTTGGGCAGTTCCCAGCTCCTTCTATTGTGAAAGTTGCCCAGATGAAAAAGACAGGGCTAAAGGATGAAACCCTGATACTTGCTGACGTTGCAGAGAAGGCTCTTACCCAGATGAAGAATACGATAGTTAGAATTTTAACGATGAAAGGCCACGAGAAAGAGAAGGCAGAGAGGATAGCTGACCTGTTAACTTCTGGCTACTGGACCCACGACTACCCCTTGACCGTTGAGGTGATGAAAGAGCTGGGGCTTTCAGTTTCAACTGAAGTTCCGGCTGAGGTTTACGACCTTATGGAGCTCTACTACCAGCCTGTAGGGCAGCCTTCTGTCCAGTACGTCCCCGTTCCTTACGGGGAACCTAAGAAGGGAGAGGTTCCGGTAAGGAAACCACATTAG
- a CDS encoding CarD family transcriptional regulator, with translation MFKVGDKVACPPHGVGIIEGTEEREIGGKKILYFRISLVGKNMSILIPEGALETSGIRPILSEEEIEEIFRYLAEVPTNISEKWTVRHRLNIDRLKTGNLKELATVVRNLSYRAKDKELSYSEKRMFEEAFGKLSEEIALSLGEPVKKVKQKIRKILKEVKKP, from the coding sequence GTGTTTAAGGTAGGAGATAAGGTTGCCTGCCCCCCTCACGGCGTTGGAATAATTGAAGGAACAGAAGAAAGAGAAATCGGGGGCAAGAAGATACTTTACTTCAGAATATCTCTTGTTGGGAAAAACATGTCTATCCTGATACCAGAAGGGGCTTTAGAAACTTCGGGAATACGCCCGATACTTTCAGAAGAGGAGATAGAGGAAATATTCCGCTACCTTGCAGAGGTTCCAACAAACATCAGCGAAAAGTGGACTGTCAGACACAGGCTTAACATTGATAGGTTAAAGACGGGAAACCTTAAAGAGCTTGCAACGGTGGTTAGGAATCTTTCTTACAGGGCTAAGGATAAAGAGCTCTCCTACTCAGAGAAGAGAATGTTTGAAGAGGCCTTCGGTAAACTCTCGGAGGAGATAGCTCTTTCTCTCGGGGAGCCTGTTAAGAAAGTTAAGCAGAAAATAAGGAAGATACTCAAAGAGGTTAAAAAGCCGTGA
- a CDS encoding PIN/TRAM domain-containing protein: MISKFIGGFFLFLLFISTAIFKHYGFTLTQSLIVGIFISAASFLFYEFVIRKRLKIRVIILFSAGFFLGLLLAQGITLSLYSIFTSLPYLQEILFITLPYLFGFTAVEVAKGKPLAELLKEERGLYCTPKVVDTSALIDGRIVEIAKNGFLEGKIIIPRFVLEELQNLADSTDPMIRTKGKKGLEMVSQLRGLEKPPVEIYERDIPWIKDVDSKLVELSRRLRAKLVTTDYNLNRIATIKGVEILNINDLANALKPVVAVGEELVIFLVKEGKEKNQGVGYLDDGTMVVVDNAKHLIGHKVKVLVNNLLQTSAGKIIFARVKEVVK, translated from the coding sequence GTGATATCAAAGTTCATAGGCGGTTTTTTCCTCTTTCTCCTCTTCATTTCAACTGCCATATTCAAACACTACGGCTTTACGCTAACCCAGTCCCTCATTGTTGGTATTTTCATCTCGGCGGCGTCCTTTCTCTTCTACGAGTTTGTCATTAGGAAGAGGCTAAAGATAAGGGTCATCATACTCTTTTCAGCGGGCTTCTTCTTAGGTCTTCTCCTTGCGCAAGGTATAACCCTTTCTCTCTACTCTATCTTTACGAGCCTCCCCTACCTTCAGGAAATTCTCTTCATTACTCTACCTTACCTCTTTGGATTTACTGCCGTTGAGGTGGCAAAGGGAAAGCCGTTAGCAGAGCTCCTAAAGGAAGAGAGAGGGCTTTACTGTACTCCGAAGGTTGTTGATACGAGTGCACTGATAGACGGGCGGATTGTTGAGATAGCCAAGAATGGCTTCCTTGAAGGGAAGATAATCATTCCAAGGTTCGTTTTAGAGGAGCTCCAGAACCTTGCCGACTCTACCGACCCGATGATAAGGACTAAGGGAAAGAAGGGTCTTGAGATGGTTTCACAGCTGAGAGGACTTGAAAAGCCTCCAGTTGAGATATACGAGAGGGACATCCCTTGGATAAAGGATGTTGACTCAAAGCTTGTGGAGCTCTCAAGGAGGCTCAGGGCAAAGCTTGTAACGACGGACTACAACCTGAACAGAATAGCGACAATAAAAGGAGTAGAAATCCTGAACATAAACGACCTTGCCAATGCCCTAAAGCCTGTAGTTGCCGTAGGAGAGGAGCTCGTTATTTTCCTTGTCAAGGAAGGTAAGGAGAAGAATCAAGGTGTTGGCTACCTTGACGATGGAACAATGGTTGTTGTTGATAACGCCAAACACCTCATAGGGCATAAAGTAAAGGTTCTCGTTAACAACCTTCTTCAGACGTCGGCAGGAAAAATCATATTTGCAAGGGTGAAAGAGGTAGTAAAGTGA
- the ispD gene encoding 2-C-methyl-D-erythritol 4-phosphate cytidylyltransferase, producing MRYAVIPAAGVGRRFGGKKQFFTVHGRFLIEYPLSIFQKSELIGGIVLVLPAEDVDFGERLKEKYPKIKKVVEGGSERQESVYRGLTAIDEPVREVVVHDGVRPVIDTALIRELVIALSDYDVDGVICGVRPKETVKEVGSPLEPGDFFVKRTLNRDKLILVQTPQVFNYSVLLECHERAREEDFWATDDSALLERYGYTVISIPGDYRNIKVTTREDLEIVSIFLREKL from the coding sequence GTGAGGTACGCTGTAATTCCAGCTGCAGGGGTTGGCAGGAGGTTCGGGGGGAAAAAGCAGTTTTTCACGGTCCACGGCCGTTTCTTAATTGAGTATCCTTTAAGCATTTTCCAAAAAAGTGAGCTCATAGGAGGAATAGTTCTCGTTTTACCGGCGGAAGACGTTGACTTTGGGGAGAGGTTAAAGGAGAAGTACCCCAAGATTAAGAAAGTTGTAGAAGGAGGTTCAGAGAGGCAAGAGTCGGTCTATAGAGGCCTTACAGCCATTGATGAGCCGGTTAGGGAGGTGGTTGTTCACGACGGCGTTAGGCCTGTGATAGATACTGCTCTTATAAGGGAGCTCGTAATTGCCCTTTCTGACTACGATGTGGACGGCGTAATCTGTGGCGTGAGGCCAAAGGAAACAGTTAAAGAGGTTGGCTCTCCCTTAGAGCCGGGTGACTTTTTCGTTAAGAGGACTCTTAACAGGGATAAGCTGATACTCGTTCAGACTCCCCAAGTTTTTAACTACAGCGTCCTCTTAGAGTGCCACGAAAGGGCTCGGGAGGAGGACTTTTGGGCAACAGACGATTCTGCCCTCCTTGAAAGGTACGGCTACACGGTTATCTCAATTCCGGGAGATTACAGGAACATAAAGGTAACTACTAGGGAAGACTTAGAAATCGTATCCATCTTCTTGAGAGAAAAACTTTAA
- a CDS encoding nucleotidyltransferase domain-containing protein translates to MTSRRVRLSEEELEAIKTTVKSFDEKAKVLIFGSRANPNLRGGDIDILVISDAIDWKTRRKIRVELIKKLGDRKIDLIVASRENLEDPFVKLAIEEGIEI, encoded by the coding sequence ATGACTTCCCGCCGGGTAAGGCTCTCTGAGGAAGAACTTGAAGCCATAAAAACTACCGTAAAGAGTTTTGATGAAAAGGCAAAAGTGCTCATCTTCGGCTCAAGGGCAAACCCCAACTTACGAGGAGGTGACATAGATATCTTAGTTATTTCCGACGCTATAGACTGGAAAACAAGAAGAAAGATAAGAGTGGAGCTCATAAAAAAGCTCGGCGACAGGAAGATAGACCTTATAGTGGCAAGCAGGGAAAATTTAGAAGACCCATTCGTAAAACTTGCCATAGAAGAAGGGATTGAGATATGA
- a CDS encoding RNA methyltransferase — MAVYTALLHYPVYNKERRVVATSLTTLDIHDIARASRTYGVKRYYIVQPIENHLWLANKLLAFWQGGHGKEYNPKRWEALKLVRSLPYFEDVLKDIEKEDGVKPKVVVTSAREYEGAVSFKFLRSKIEEGEDLIICFGTGWGLTEEFIKSADYILEPIRGATDYNHLSVRSAAAIILDRLLGELP; from the coding sequence ATGGCCGTATACACAGCATTACTCCACTACCCCGTTTACAACAAGGAAAGGAGAGTGGTTGCAACTTCCCTAACCACTCTTGACATCCACGATATAGCAAGAGCCTCAAGAACCTATGGGGTAAAACGTTACTACATAGTCCAGCCAATAGAAAATCACCTGTGGCTCGCCAATAAACTCCTCGCTTTTTGGCAGGGCGGACACGGAAAGGAGTACAACCCAAAACGCTGGGAAGCCCTAAAGCTCGTTAGATCTCTCCCCTACTTTGAGGACGTCCTGAAGGACATAGAAAAGGAAGATGGAGTAAAGCCGAAAGTTGTGGTTACCTCTGCAAGGGAGTACGAAGGAGCTGTATCTTTTAAGTTCCTCAGGTCAAAAATAGAGGAAGGAGAGGACCTAATCATCTGCTTTGGAACCGGCTGGGGACTAACCGAAGAGTTCATAAAGTCGGCCGACTACATCTTAGAGCCAATAAGAGGCGCTACCGACTACAACCACCTATCCGTCAGGTCGGCAGCGGCGATAATCCTTGACAGGCTACTGGGAGAGCTCCCATGA
- a CDS encoding energy transducer TonB, whose translation MEKEIKTDLLAFSVSVLLHALVFSMPFFSKAFSVRTYQIADVLPISFDTVVDSSLVGVRSIKGDRESSSNRAATFLPSGRNSRKLRKVGEAGREASRAGRFRSSEREGKRAFPSGERALSVRRGNGQLTLSWSINVPDGKYSKKLPAVSARKIVPYLLKVRDKIMSNWKNPYFGKSLSQENRRVVIYVTINRNGKLDEINVERFSPDMAFNRSAISAIYSSEPFDPIPPSINLDRVRVKVNFEVK comes from the coding sequence ATGGAAAAAGAAATAAAGACTGACCTTTTAGCCTTTTCTGTATCTGTACTTTTGCACGCGTTGGTTTTTTCTATGCCCTTTTTTTCTAAGGCTTTTTCCGTTAGGACCTACCAGATAGCAGATGTCCTTCCCATTTCCTTTGATACGGTAGTTGACTCTTCACTTGTGGGGGTAAGGTCTATAAAAGGGGATAGGGAGAGCTCCTCAAACAGAGCAGCTACGTTCCTCCCTTCAGGAAGGAACTCCAGAAAGCTAAGGAAAGTAGGAGAGGCTGGTAGAGAGGCTTCAAGAGCTGGAAGGTTTCGTTCCTCTGAAAGGGAGGGTAAAAGAGCTTTCCCTTCTGGCGAAAGAGCTTTAAGCGTTAGGAGAGGAAATGGTCAGCTTACGCTTTCATGGTCAATTAACGTGCCTGACGGTAAGTACAGTAAAAAGCTACCGGCCGTTAGTGCCCGGAAGATAGTTCCTTACCTCTTGAAAGTAAGGGATAAGATAATGTCCAACTGGAAGAATCCTTACTTTGGTAAAAGCTTGTCGCAGGAAAATAGGAGAGTAGTTATCTACGTGACAATTAACAGAAATGGGAAGCTTGACGAGATTAACGTTGAACGTTTTTCTCCGGATATGGCCTTTAACCGCTCGGCGATTTCTGCTATTTATTCCTCTGAGCCTTTTGACCCTATTCCTCCCTCTATAAACCTTGATAGAGTAAGAGTAAAGGTGAACTTTGAGGTTAAGTAA
- a CDS encoding lysophospholipid acyltransferase family protein: protein MRLSKPYVASLLLRAWVKTLKVEVEFLAEPTFPSIIAFWHGRMFLLPFVFRSYASQVSILISRHRDGEFATRLVEALGFSTVRGSTGKGKGGDRAFLEMVRLLKSGMSVAITPDGPRGPREVVKPGVARLSIKTGVPIYPLTFSCSRGKKLNSWDRFLIPYPFSRCKVILGKPIYPQGYEEEELVKKVELELQRLTETCDGEMGWKA, encoded by the coding sequence TTGAGGTTAAGTAAGCCATACGTTGCATCCCTCCTTTTGAGGGCATGGGTTAAGACCTTAAAGGTAGAGGTTGAGTTTCTCGCAGAGCCCACTTTTCCCTCTATTATTGCCTTTTGGCACGGAAGGATGTTTCTACTACCTTTTGTTTTCAGGAGTTACGCCTCGCAAGTTTCTATTCTCATAAGCCGTCACAGGGATGGGGAGTTTGCTACTCGTTTAGTAGAGGCTTTAGGTTTTTCAACAGTTAGGGGCTCTACTGGTAAAGGAAAAGGAGGGGATAGGGCTTTCCTTGAAATGGTTAGACTTTTAAAGTCTGGTATGTCTGTGGCAATAACTCCTGATGGTCCAAGAGGTCCAAGGGAAGTGGTAAAGCCGGGAGTAGCTCGTCTTTCAATAAAGACCGGAGTGCCCATCTACCCTTTGACCTTTTCCTGTAGCCGTGGAAAAAAGCTTAACTCTTGGGATAGATTTTTGATTCCCTATCCTTTTTCCCGGTGCAAAGTGATCCTTGGAAAGCCGATATATCCTCAAGGGTATGAGGAAGAAGAGCTTGTTAAAAAGGTAGAATTAGAACTACAGAGGTTAACCGAAACCTGTGATGGGGAGATGGGATGGAAGGCTTAG
- a CDS encoding SAM hydrolase/SAM-dependent halogenase family protein — MEGLVAIISDYGLKDHYVGTLHGAIKLISPDVQIVDITHNVRPFDLVDAAVKLKWSYKYFPRGTVFLVLVDPDPTAEPIIVTTERFFVVCPNNGVGSLMFEEEPPEKVYRINADHYFISGEGNFRGRNQLAPIAAELSRLGSARHFGEELEMSKLKRFRLPQPTEVSPGVVETIILDIDHFGNIVLNLEYNGKEPLYAEVAGKRIQKVKSSFAGVQKGELFLSVNPEGYFQIVAYMASAAQLLQAKRGMKVRVVFQG, encoded by the coding sequence ATGGAAGGCTTAGTAGCAATAATCTCGGACTACGGTCTAAAAGACCACTACGTTGGGACTCTTCACGGCGCTATAAAGCTAATATCCCCAGACGTTCAAATCGTTGACATTACCCACAACGTTAGACCTTTTGACTTGGTTGACGCGGCCGTCAAGCTCAAGTGGTCCTACAAATACTTTCCAAGAGGAACTGTATTTTTGGTCCTTGTTGACCCAGACCCGACGGCAGAGCCGATAATCGTAACAACGGAGAGGTTCTTTGTCGTCTGTCCGAATAACGGAGTTGGAAGTTTAATGTTTGAGGAAGAGCCCCCAGAGAAAGTTTACCGAATAAACGCAGACCACTACTTCATCAGTGGAGAGGGGAACTTCAGGGGTAGAAATCAGCTTGCTCCTATTGCGGCGGAGCTCTCACGCCTTGGCTCAGCCCGTCACTTCGGCGAAGAGCTGGAAATGTCAAAGCTTAAACGCTTCAGGCTACCACAGCCTACAGAGGTTTCTCCGGGAGTGGTTGAAACGATTATCTTAGACATAGACCACTTCGGTAACATCGTCCTTAACTTGGAGTATAACGGTAAAGAGCCACTCTACGCCGAAGTGGCCGGAAAGAGGATACAGAAGGTGAAGAGTTCCTTTGCTGGAGTTCAAAAGGGAGAGCTCTTCCTCTCTGTGAACCCGGAAGGCTACTTCCAGATAGTCGCCTACATGGCAAGTGCTGCTCAGCTCCTGCAGGCAAAGAGAGGTATGAAAGTCAGGGTTGTCTTTCAGGGGTAG
- the mnmG gene encoding tRNA uridine-5-carboxymethylaminomethyl(34) synthesis enzyme MnmG produces MWDAVYDVIVVGAGHAGCEAALAAARMGCRTALFTINVDRIAEMSCNPAIGGVAKGTVVREIDALGGEMAKNIDETGIQFRILNRRKGPAVRSPRAQADKHAYRERMRKVIENTPNLDVIQQIVDDIIVEDGRVKGVVTHIGARYGAKAVVVTTGTFLRGKIFIGFNEFEGGRMWEPAANKLTEFYVRHGFRVGRLKTGTPVRIDGTTIDFSKMERQDGDEPPPFFSHWTEPREIEQIPCWLTYTTPETHRIIRENLHRSPMYGECKLISGVGVRYCPSIEDKIVKFPEKERHHVFVEPEGRNTVEFYPNGTSTSLPYDVQEKIIHSIPGLENAKIIRPAYAIEYDFVDPTHLYPTLETKIIKGLFNAGQINGTTGYEEAAGQGIVAGINAALYALGKDERFVLGRDEAYIGVMIDDLVNRGVREPYRLFTSRAEYRLLLRYDNADYRLAKYGYKFGLLTREQYERVKKKYETVKVFIEKLKEVKLKPQHVNSILEACGSTPLKETKSAYEILRRPEVPLDKLLELLPELQLDDERLLKEVLEEVEIEVKYEGYIKRQLEEVKKFRKLENVKIPEDFDYDTVPISTEERQKLKEMRPLTLGQAARLEGIRPASIPILAIYIEKWKRRKNGS; encoded by the coding sequence ATGTGGGATGCAGTTTATGACGTTATAGTCGTTGGGGCAGGTCACGCAGGTTGTGAAGCTGCCTTAGCTGCTGCAAGAATGGGCTGTAGGACGGCGCTTTTCACAATCAACGTGGACAGGATTGCCGAAATGTCCTGTAATCCCGCCATAGGGGGTGTTGCCAAGGGAACGGTAGTTAGAGAAATAGACGCCCTTGGCGGGGAAATGGCAAAGAACATAGATGAGACGGGAATTCAGTTCAGAATTCTAAACAGGCGTAAAGGTCCTGCAGTAAGGTCTCCGAGGGCACAGGCTGACAAGCACGCCTACAGAGAAAGGATGAGAAAAGTCATAGAAAACACGCCTAACCTTGACGTTATACAGCAGATAGTTGACGACATCATCGTTGAGGATGGCAGAGTAAAGGGAGTTGTTACCCACATAGGGGCAAGGTACGGTGCTAAGGCTGTTGTAGTTACAACGGGAACGTTCTTAAGGGGAAAGATATTCATCGGCTTTAACGAGTTTGAGGGCGGGCGAATGTGGGAGCCCGCAGCAAATAAACTTACAGAGTTTTACGTCCGCCACGGTTTTAGGGTAGGGAGGTTAAAGACGGGAACTCCCGTAAGGATTGACGGAACGACCATAGACTTTTCAAAGATGGAGAGACAGGACGGAGATGAGCCCCCTCCCTTCTTTTCCCACTGGACAGAACCGAGGGAAATAGAGCAGATACCCTGCTGGCTTACATACACTACCCCTGAAACCCACAGAATAATCAGGGAGAACCTCCACCGCTCCCCAATGTACGGGGAGTGTAAGCTCATAAGCGGCGTTGGTGTTAGGTACTGTCCATCAATTGAGGACAAAATCGTTAAGTTTCCAGAAAAGGAGAGACACCACGTCTTTGTAGAGCCCGAGGGAAGGAATACCGTTGAGTTCTACCCCAACGGAACGTCTACAAGCCTTCCCTACGACGTTCAGGAGAAGATAATCCACTCCATTCCCGGCTTAGAAAACGCCAAGATTATTCGCCCTGCATACGCCATTGAGTACGACTTTGTTGATCCTACGCACCTTTATCCGACATTAGAGACAAAGATAATTAAAGGACTTTTCAACGCCGGTCAGATAAACGGAACAACCGGTTATGAGGAGGCAGCCGGTCAGGGAATTGTTGCAGGAATAAACGCTGCCCTCTACGCCCTTGGAAAGGATGAGAGGTTCGTCCTTGGAAGGGACGAGGCCTATATAGGTGTTATGATAGACGACCTCGTTAATAGGGGAGTTAGAGAGCCCTACCGCCTCTTCACATCAAGAGCCGAGTATAGACTGCTCCTCCGTTACGATAACGCCGACTATAGACTTGCAAAGTACGGCTACAAGTTCGGCCTTTTAACGAGGGAGCAGTACGAGAGGGTAAAGAAGAAGTATGAGACTGTTAAAGTCTTTATTGAGAAGCTCAAGGAGGTAAAGCTAAAGCCCCAGCATGTAAATTCCATTCTGGAAGCTTGTGGTTCAACGCCTTTAAAGGAAACAAAGAGCGCCTATGAGATTCTGAGAAGACCTGAAGTGCCCCTTGATAAGTTGCTGGAGCTCCTACCCGAACTTCAGCTGGATGATGAGAGGTTACTTAAGGAAGTATTAGAGGAAGTGGAGATAGAGGTAAAGTACGAGGGGTACATAAAGCGTCAGCTTGAAGAGGTAAAGAAGTTCAGGAAACTTGAGAACGTAAAAATTCCTGAAGATTTTGACTACGATACAGTCCCAATCTCAACAGAGGAAAGGCAAAAACTGAAGGAGATGAGACCTTTAACACTTGGGCAGGCTGCAAGACTTGAGGGTATAAGGCCTGCTTCAATTCCCATCTTGGCCATCTACATAGAGAAGTGGAAAAGGAGAAAGAATGGCTCTTGA
- the rsmG gene encoding 16S rRNA (guanine(527)-N(7))-methyltransferase RsmG encodes MALERLKELCFLNGIELKDEHLEKFERYKELLKKWGRKINLTSILNDREIEEKHFFDSLLGLKAFEVYGFNPEGKSFCDVGSGAGFPGVPLAIVLKNSTFTLVESRHKKCVFLEQLRRELRLSNVKVSCCRIEEHEGDYDMLLMRAVKDPKNAVKMTEHLLKRGALLCIYRGKEEFKGELPEYKLRKVSLELAGVNFKRQFLIIHPPFSTSPLSKEES; translated from the coding sequence ATGGCTCTTGAGAGGTTAAAAGAGCTCTGCTTCCTAAACGGGATAGAGCTAAAAGATGAGCACCTTGAAAAGTTTGAGAGGTATAAGGAGCTCTTAAAAAAGTGGGGAAGGAAGATAAATCTCACCTCCATCCTCAACGATAGAGAAATAGAGGAAAAGCACTTCTTTGATTCCCTCTTGGGACTTAAGGCCTTTGAGGTTTATGGCTTTAACCCGGAAGGTAAATCTTTTTGCGACGTTGGTTCTGGGGCAGGTTTCCCCGGCGTTCCCTTGGCTATAGTCCTTAAAAACTCCACCTTCACCCTCGTTGAGTCCCGTCACAAAAAGTGTGTCTTCTTGGAACAGTTAAGGAGGGAGCTCCGGCTTTCAAACGTAAAGGTTTCCTGCTGTCGCATAGAGGAGCACGAGGGAGACTACGATATGCTCCTCATGAGGGCTGTGAAAGATCCAAAGAACGCCGTGAAGATGACGGAGCACCTCTTGAAGCGTGGAGCTCTCCTCTGCATCTACAGGGGAAAGGAGGAGTTTAAGGGGGAGCTCCCAGAGTACAAGCTCAGAAAAGTTTCCCTTGAGCTCGCAGGAGTAAACTTTAAGAGGCAGTTTTTAATTATTCATCCTCCTTTTTCAACTTCTCCTTTATCAAAGGAAGAAAGTTAA
- a CDS encoding helix-turn-helix domain-containing protein gives MSLRDLLEEYRYSEEFIYEGLRLDLSYWLKRLMEERGVTKKELAERMGVSPAYVTKIFSGSNISLRTVAKVLAALKVDAKLFLEERKERELKLLKFKTKLNGVNDESDAIAIAS, from the coding sequence ATGAGTTTGAGAGATTTGTTAGAAGAGTACAGGTACTCCGAAGAGTTCATCTATGAAGGTTTACGCTTAGACCTTTCTTACTGGCTGAAGAGGTTGATGGAAGAGAGAGGAGTTACAAAGAAGGAACTCGCCGAGCGGATGGGTGTATCTCCTGCCTACGTAACCAAGATTTTCAGCGGGAGTAACATTTCGTTAAGGACAGTGGCAAAAGTTCTTGCGGCACTTAAGGTTGATGCCAAACTCTTTCTGGAGGAGAGAAAGGAAAGGGAGCTTAAGCTCTTGAAGTTTAAGACCAAGCTCAACGGAGTAAACGATGAAAGCGATGCTATCGCCATTGCAAGTTAA
- a CDS encoding M14/M99 family metallopeptidase — translation MENIGRREFIAGALALLLPAIPDRAEAAKGRGVRVKLPEFPFQSTVITGKKKGKRILIVGGIHGNEPGAYKAADILRNVEVEKGELIIAPRSNFLSVLANVRGYNGDMNRKFAQISPKDPDYPYVKRLKELIKEFKPDVVLSLHDGYGFHVLNKRFWGQCIVIDEDVYNGYPLGKIAREVSNAVNKRVQKRRWKVPVFNTRTFSPDTEHPEQRRSLTYYCLSKCNVPAFCLEASKQLPDLETKVKFHLLMMKEFFRLYGVKIKPDFDTLLSKTKELLDSKRLYTARIRINGRELEISSSKTFKVPKGSTFEFVAFHGSEGTNVISRDVNMNWRSFTVRRRISFEVKDDFKKVFKVRLLVT, via the coding sequence GTGGAAAATATTGGGAGAAGAGAATTTATAGCTGGAGCTCTCGCCCTTTTACTCCCAGCAATACCGGATAGGGCAGAGGCCGCTAAAGGTAGGGGAGTCAGGGTAAAGCTTCCGGAGTTTCCCTTTCAGAGCACAGTAATCACCGGAAAGAAAAAGGGAAAGAGGATACTCATTGTAGGTGGTATCCACGGGAACGAACCGGGAGCTTACAAGGCGGCAGACATTTTAAGGAACGTTGAAGTAGAAAAGGGAGAGCTGATAATCGCCCCAAGGAGCAACTTCCTCTCCGTCCTTGCTAACGTCAGGGGCTACAACGGTGATATGAACAGGAAGTTCGCCCAAATTTCCCCCAAAGACCCAGACTACCCTTACGTTAAGAGGCTAAAAGAGCTAATCAAGGAGTTTAAACCGGACGTTGTTCTCTCCCTCCACGACGGTTACGGCTTTCACGTTTTAAACAAGCGCTTTTGGGGACAGTGTATAGTCATTGATGAAGATGTTTACAACGGCTATCCCTTGGGAAAGATTGCCAGAGAGGTTTCTAACGCAGTAAACAAAAGGGTTCAAAAGAGAAGGTGGAAAGTTCCAGTATTTAACACGAGAACCTTCTCCCCCGATACAGAACACCCGGAGCAGAGGAGGTCCCTAACGTACTACTGCCTGTCAAAGTGCAACGTTCCGGCCTTCTGCCTTGAAGCGTCTAAACAGCTACCCGACCTTGAGACAAAGGTGAAGTTCCACCTCCTCATGATGAAGGAGTTCTTCAGGCTCTACGGCGTGAAGATTAAGCCGGACTTTGACACGTTACTCTCTAAAACGAAGGAGCTCCTTGACTCAAAGAGGCTGTACACCGCAAGGATAAGAATCAACGGGAGGGAGTTAGAGATATCCTCCAGTAAAACCTTCAAAGTTCCAAAGGGAAGCACCTTTGAGTTCGTCGCCTTTCACGGAAGCGAAGGAACGAACGTGATATCAAGAGACGTGAATATGAACTGGAGGAGCTTCACAGTCAGAAGGCGCATATCCTTTGAGGTAAAGGACGACTTCAAGAAGGTCTTTAAAGTGAGGTTGCTCGTAACCTGA